The Juglans microcarpa x Juglans regia isolate MS1-56 chromosome 2D, Jm3101_v1.0, whole genome shotgun sequence DNA window ATTAAAACTAAGGTCAGTTTTGGCCTGCTCTTCTGGTGTTTAAATAATGTCGTGAAGGAGGAAATTTAGAGAAGCATTCTTTGCTTAGTCTACACTCTTTAAAAGTATCTGAAGTTGGTTTGCACTTGGTGCCTCAACAAGTTTGCATATGTTGCATGCCCTGTTGTGTATGAATAGGCAGTATCGTATATGACTCAAAAAACCATTAAACACGTCCTACCATTCTGGATTATGATAGCAACTTAGGCGCCTCTACTATAGAATTACATTATTTCGCTCCTAAAGTGTATTGAAAGGAACTAATTATATTCCTATTCACTTGTCATATTGTTTTACATAAGTTTTCACTTGTGCGTGCCAGGAGAAAAGGCAGCAACTTCTCACTGAGATACGGACATTGTGCGAAGCTCCTTGCTATCAGGGTCTCGTAGAATTCCACGGGGCATTTTATACTCCAGACTCTGGGCAAATAAGCATAGCTCTGGAATACATGGACGGAGGGTCTTTGGCAGATATCTTAAGATTGCAGAAAAGAATACCTGAACCTGTCCTTTCATCTATGTTTCAGAAGCTCCTTAACGTAAGAATATCTTTTCAGTTTCAGATGGATTTTCCTCCATATGGAGGATTCTGATTGACATCTAGTATGAACCTGATACATTCTTGTTTACTAAAATTGTGTTTTTCATCCTGGAAGGGGTTAAACTACTTGCATGGAATTAGACATTTAGTTCACAGAGACATCAAGCCAGCAAATTTGCTTGTGAATCTGAAGGGGGAGCCAAAAATAACTGACTTTGGCATAAGTGCTGGTTTAGAGAATTCAATGGCAATGGTTAGTTATACATTCTTGATGAATCTAGTAACATAAGTACTggttttattttcatatgcTGCTTTCTTGTTAATGCATGTTGAGTTTACACTGAAGATGATTATTGAGCTTTAGAGTCGTTACTAATCTCTGAATTTAATTTGCCAGTGTGCTACTTTTGTTGGAACTGTTACATACATGTCACCTGAGCGAATTCGAAATGAGAGTTATTCGTATCCAGCCGATATTTGGAGCCTTGGTCTTGCTCTATTCGAATGTGGTACAGGAGAATTCCCATATTCAGCCAATGAAGGACCTGTCAATCTTATGTTACAGGTGACATGCCAATACCCATTCAAAATCATGTAACCAAAATGCTATTTCAGTGGTCTAATTCTCTTAGCCATCAAGAATGAGGAAGTTGTGCTCCCATTTATAGATGTTAGGGATATATGTATTCATATGGATCCTATTGCCCACATTTCATGCCTTTGTCTAGCAGCTAAAAGTTTCTCGGTTTGGCAGATCTTGGAGGACCCGTCACCGTCaccatcaaaattaaatttttcacCAGAGTTCTGCTCATTTATCAATGCTTGCTTGCAGAAGGATGCGGATGCTAGGCCCACAGCAGAGCAGGTGAGTAAATGGCAGAAGTTAGCTGCAATATGGAACATGATAAAAGCTGTGCTCAATGATAATGGAGTATAAATCCATGGTTTTGATTTCCCTCATCTAAGCATAAAAGAAGATTTTAGTGCctgaatttaaaagaaaaaactgaattgtGGAAAATATGCGATGATTAACTCAACAAActtctttaaattttcaaaatcactaTAAACAGATGCCTTTTGTGCTGCCTCCACTTGGAGCATGTAACTACTTGTGTAGACATTTAGTTCTAAGTTATTACAGTGGATTTccatttctcctttttttaattattcctCCACTTATCATCCTTGCCTTTTTAATGTGTCATTAGAGAAATTATCTACTTTATCATTGTCAAATGCAATTCCTCTGGTCAATGTAGTAGATCAGTTCATTTTTGATGTACTTCATTAAATGTCGATATGATGCTTCAacttacacttttttttttttataggtagctTAAACTTACACTGttaattaatattcttgaaTTGCAGCTACTTTCACACCCTTTTATGACAAAGTATGATCATGCTGAAGTAGATTTAGCAGAATTTGTCCAAAGCGTTTTTGATCCAACGCAAAGAATGAAGGATTTGGCAGATGTAAGTACAGTAAACTTTTACTTCTATATCACCCACTAAGTGTGCTTACACAATAATAATTGTCAATGTGAGATAGGTATTCATgggtttttaagaaaaatgtaatCCAATAACATTGGGTCAATATGAGgaagttaattaattatgaacGAGGTTGTTGTGTGCGAATCAGGCTATTATGCTTGTACATATTAACTTTCAGACAACGAAACTTCTATATTCCTGCTTTAATTGCAAAAATGGAGGCCAGCATCTTCTGACCTTAATATTGCACCCAAAATTCAAGTTTTAGTTTTCACTTGCATAGTATCTAAGAACCTACACCTAAGGGGATGCttagggaatgagatgagatgaggattttgtgaatagtagtaagatggtttgtgaatagtagtgagatagtttgagttaagtatttattggcttttggaaaaggagagagaaaaagttgaataaaaaatattataaaataaaaattttgttagaatatatttttttaatattttttttgttgagatttgaaaaaattgaattgttttttgttttttatttgaaagtttgggaaagttgtaatgattagtttgaaattatttgtgtttgaatgatgtttgggaaagaaataaaacgagatgaaatgggatgagatgaaaaacttttccaaacatcccctttaggaaaaaaaaatcttaaaacgtACACACTGGGTGATCCTTTTTAGGGATTTTCCTATTTTAAATTTAGCAAATTCAGATTAGATGCAATAGTTTAATTTGCATTGAATTTTTCTGTAACATGTTTTTCGATCAGTCTCCATCATTACAATGACACAAATATTGGGCCTTCCATTATCATTTAATCAACCTAAATTCTATATGTGGACATGTTAGgttgtgccaataaaatgttttgataTGGTTGCAGACCTGCATGAGAAGTAATCATATGTGCATATGCATCATGGATACTGATCAAGCTCTTTGTGATTCTAATCAGATGCTGACGATACATTATTACCTACTCTTTGATGGACCTGATGAACAGTGGCAGCATATTAAGACCTTATATAAAGAAGGTTCAACTTTTAGGTGCTGAACTATGCCGCAAcaacattttactttttttttttttttaatttttctagaaGAAAATTCTAATTCTGAAAGGTGAAAGGTTTAAATTGATCAAACATTGTCTGTCTACTCAAACTTCTTCAGAAAGGAGCTTCATACATCTTTCAACTAAATATCAATGGAATCTTTAGTGTTGAAGATTAATTGTTCCACCTTTTTGCCAAAAAAATACCATCTGCAAAATTTAATCGCAATAGGAAAgaaacatgtaattttttttatcggtaaaaaaaacatatagaatGTCTCACAGCTAACTGAAGAAGAACAACAGCTAGCTTTTTTTTGGATATCTATTTTATAGAACAGCGGAATAATTGCATAAATGTCACACAACAgataaaatctctctctctctggggtGGGTAGTTTTGTCGAAAGtcatttttaaactttaaaaaaggAGAAACTGGCAGTGTAGTATGTTTTTCCCATTTCATGCCCactacttttgtttttgttgataaGTAACACTTGTAGTGCCAGTAATGTGATCTTTTATCCTTCTAGTTTCTCTGGGAAGAACTCTGTTGGTCCAAATGATATCTTTACAACTCTTTCAAGTATCCGGACTACATTAGCAGGTGACTGGCCTCCTGAAAAACTCGTGCATGTCGTGGAAAAACTTCAGTGCCGTGCTCATGGGCAAGATGGAGTTGCCATTAGGGTATCCGGATCCTTCATTGTTGGGAATCAGTTTCTTATTTGTGGAGATGGCATACAAGTAGAGGGTTTGCCAAATTTTAAAGATCTTTCTGTTGATTTATCTAGCAAGCGAATGGGAACGTTCCAAGAACAATTAATTGTGGAACCAAGTAATCTCATTGGCCATTACTTCATAGCTAAGCAGGAGCTGTATATATCCAGTAGAGAAAACTAACAGTGAAGATCTTCCTCCCAGGTCAGTAGATTCGGCATTTGTTAACACtttattgattttttgaaaGTGTTTCTACAATACTGTAGCTATTGctagttttaaattattttgaatgtgAAGGtatttctttttagaaaattatctTGGTTAAGGAGTAATATGCAATTATTACAAACGATTTCAGCATGTTGTATCTGTCTCTGTATATTGCTAGCTGCCAAATGGGAAATGCGTTCTCTAGACTGAAACTGGTTTGTGTTCATGGTGTTTAGGCATGgagcaaatatttgtttaacgATAATCAGTAGTGATAATTGTTTGCTGctatcatgaatttcttgtatcactagaacaTTACTCctaggcgttgctcttgtatatgatCCATGTACTTGAGCTTTGCCTAttctgatcaataaaattttatttaccaatcaaaaaaaaaaaaaaaactgtttgcTGCATCATCGCTGCACCTCAAATGGCTTTCGATGGGTTCAATTCTCACCAAGTCccttttcaaaaatttgaataCTTTTAATTTCAGATGGAATTGGTTTGGGACTTCTGTTCTACTCGAATTTGAAAATTGCATTTGACTTTGCATTCTCTTGATATGCAATTTTGTTCTTCGAGTACAACTCACATGAAACTTATATTTTGTTGACAGATATTTCAACTGTGGCTCCGGCAAAGTCAAACTAACAAACTCTTCTCTTGTTTCTGTGACCCCGCTTTATAGGAAcgaataattatgaaaatgtaTTACTAGGTCACAGAATTTACGTTTATTTCGATTGGCAGTGTTAAAGTGGAAGCATGTATACAGCCAATGTAATTATTCCATCGGTAAATTTTCAATTGTATCCTTGAAcgttgtaaaaaaatatatatatctccaaAGCTTTCCTAATTTTCTGTTCATCTGGACAAACCTTTTTATGTATCATTGACATTATTACAGTTGTGAAAAATTCGTCTCCACATCTTTTCTAATTTCCTGTTCATCTGGGGAACTTTTTATGTACCATTAACATTATTGTAATAATTGTTTCGGCTTTTGTTGTATCCTTCGGCCTTTATTAGAACGGCTTATTGATGCAAGGTCTTTAGCTTCAGATGTTTCTAGCTTAAACCAATTGGTCTGGATGTATCATAGCATTTCCATctattttcctaaattttagttaaaaatgaCACTCCctataattttatcctaaattttactaATCTTCAAAAAACTTTTTACATCTCATATCCTAtcttttctctattctattaaaataagtttcttgtattctttttttattacttttttctctcacttctatttcCATTCTTAACTACCAActcttttgtcttattatcttcttttcaaatatcatattctaataattttataaatacttatacaaattttttttttccaaatacaatatttttttcaatccaACATCAgtattaaaagtaatatttttttttaatgtgtaatTTCCAACACGATGGTATTTTCTAATTTGATTTGGTTTGCATATACttgagtaatattttatttgcatttgtctaacggtaacatttttttcattttcatatattggtaatatttttttcaatttctctaaCGGTAATACCTATCCGcgtattaatgataaaattttttatcttttctccaATGGTAACATTTTGAATTCCTGCCTCTAACGGTAACATGCTTTGTCCTTTCTCCAAcggtaattttttttgtcttttctccaACAGTAACATTTTTTGTCCTATATGTAACGATAATTTTTTCGTTTATAAATACGCCTTTTGTTGCATTCACATTCTCAGAAACCCAAGTTTCATTTGATCTAAGAATCAAAATTCAACATTCCCCCCTCATCTCCAACTCCCTTCATCAAATGGCTCGTTCCTTCTTTCACAAATTGCTCACATACTTATCCTCTAAAGATGAGTTGgatgttgttcttaatgctAAAGCCGATGGAGAGTCATTGAGGCATCGTGGCAATCGCCAACACCATAAGTTTATTCGACGTGATTATATTCAAGGGCACGAGCGCCTTTTTCGCGACTATTTCGCAGAAAATCCAGAATATCACTCGAATCTATTTCGAATGAGTCGTCTCCTATTTCTCCGTATTCTAAATGAAATCGAGGCTTACGAACCATACTTCGTCCAGAGAAAATATAATACCAGAAGACTCggtttatcttctatgcaaaagataatCGCAACACTTAGAATGTACAAGCCATACTTCGTCCAGAGAAAATATAATACTGGAAGACTCGGTTTATCTTATATGCAAAAGATAACCGCAACACTTAGAATGCTGGCATATGGAATTGTTGGAGATTTTATGGATGGACATATATATTGGAGAAAGCATCGCAATGGAGAGCCTTAAAAAATTCTGCAAGATAATCGTAACtgttttttcatatgaatatttgttGTCTCCAAATGCTAATGATATTGCTCTATTATTTGCGGTTGATGAAAAACGTGAATTCTCAAGAATGCTGGAaagcattgattgcatgcattggaagtgaaaaaattgtcTCGCTGCCTGGAAATGTATGTACTTCGACCACATCCGTGAaccaattattattttagaacCAGTTGTTTCTTATAATCTTTGGAtatgacatgcatttttttgtatgtcTGGTTCACACAATGATATTAATGTGTTAGagatatcttttattttcacggAACTTGCTCAATGGCGTGCTCCTCTagtcaattacacaatcaatAGCAACGACTACACTATGGGGTACTACGTTGCAGATGGTATTTATTCCAAATGGTCAACGTTTGTGAAGACGATTTCATCACTCCaagggaataagaagaaaaattttaccgCAACACAAGAATTCGCAAGAAAAGATGTCGAGTGTGCATTCAATGTACTTTAACAATGATTTGCAATTGTTCATGGACCATCCCGAATTTTCAAAGTTAATGagctaacaaatataatgaaagcatatgttattctacataatatgatcattgagAACGAGCGTGATGATAGTCAGGGTCCGAACATGGAGTATAATCAAGTTAATGATGATATTTCATAACTGTCACGCAATCCAACAAGCGAATTTATCAACTTCATTCAGTGCCATCATGAGATTAGAGACAGCTCGGCACATCATCAGCTACAAGTATATTTAATTGAACATCAATGACAAATTTATTCCCAACAATAGAATAGAATTTTCTATTGGATTTTTTATCTTCTCATTATTAGCGATTATGTATTCCTGTTTCCacaattttcattccaaaaaatatattttcttcaagAACATGCTAATTGTTACTGTAATATTTTCAGTATCTGTAATAGTTTAAACATTTGTAATGTCGAAAGTAATCAAGCAACATCTATCCATATTAGACTCAAATTCAATGACCACATGCCATATGTCATATCATAATTACTTACTAacgtacaaattataaaatacaacaaatGTGTCAAATATTTAACAATAACCCTCAATATCAGTCTCAACACTCAAGCAAGTTATACAAATGTCCGAATACTGGAAATAAATtgttacaaaaaatatcaaaatcagtTATCTAATGCATTGCGTATCGCCAATATCTCCCTTTGAAGTTGCTAGAAATATACCTATTGAACTCCAAGCACCGTACTCACATCGAGCAACATTACTCGCTCCTCTCTCTCCCACCGGGCAATTTCTAGTTTCTCCGCCTCCAACCTCAGTCTCTCATCCTCTTgtctaattttatttctctcactttctcgaCCATATGTCATCTTCTCGAAAAGTATACTTACGCTTGCTCAGCTCCACAAACTCATCTGATGGCCTGCCTTGGGCCTTAcgttttcatttcttaatttttctttccattagCCTATCCAATTCAATgacattattattcataacatTCTCGACTTCTGTACCACCAAATGAATACATAGGTGAATCAAGTGCAACTACTGAGCTATGCGAATAAGTTGGGGACATCGTCGACCTTCGCTTCATCTCGTCTTTTGTGCAACGCTGAATCCATTTCAGTTGGTCCTTCAACAGCTGCCAACAATGCTCGAACTGAAATGACGTTTTCTCAAGCGATTGGTACATGATCTTTGCTTTGTCAAACTTACAATTCAagcataaaatcaaataattaaccaCTTATTAAAGATAAAGGAAACATAATGcataaatatcataattaagtgtaacaataatataaaagtggatgtttataccttgtcttgctcaaTCATACCACTTTGATTCTACCATTCAACTCGGGCGAGTTTAGCACAAAATTTGTTCGTCGTCTTTTGAATGGCAGACCACTGATGTATTAAGGACCCAATACTCCGCTcatttatactttatttatacTCATTAAAGTATTGACTAACTTTTTCTCAAAGTTGGGCGTGTTTTTTGTTCGTTCCCTGTAACTTGTCTTCTTCGGGGTGAAGTTTGGACCCctaactgatttttttttttagagaaaggCTCTACTTGGGATGGGGGTGGAGAGTCATCTAAAGTCATGGGAGATTGTTCACTTTGACCACCATAAATGTAGTGAATTTCAGGCTATTGAGTCAAGAGGCTAGTGAAGAATATATTTCCATAGTTTTGTGAATCCATCTCTAAAAGATCTTCAACACATAATAATTGGTATACATGTTAGACAATTAAGAACAATATTTGCAAGTGAGTTTGGTAGCCAGCTCAGGAATCCTATGATAACATATGACCACACTTGACACCCTCTCTCGCATGGGTGTAACAATCGGTTGCCACTATTTATTGGTCATCCGAGTTACTATACCATGAAAGTATGTGTCAAAGTGCCAAATGTCCCCACGAGGATTTCTCATCATCAAAGCTGAGGGGTTAGAGAACTCAAATCCAATAGTAAACAAtttgcaaaatagaaaataaaagcattctCATCCACTTCCTTAAACACTTGTGTGTTTTAAATGTTGCTCATAATGGTTTGCAAAATTACATCATGTGTGAgactaggggtgtgcaaaattctgaaaatttcgactccgtccgacttccgctctgactccgactccgacttcgtcggagtcattggaattcggagtagctccaaATATCTattcgaagtcggagtcggagttggagctccaagaagctccgattccgactttgaaatttttttttactgtacactttcgctcgagcgaggtgtcgagcgcaagtcgagcacatgttgtattgaacattggctcgagcgacatgtcgagcggaagtcgagcgaacatCTCTGGAAGAGTTatgctcgagcgacatgtcgagcagaagtcgagcaaacctcttccagagaggttcgctcgagcaaCATGTCGAGcagaagtcgagcgaacctctctgaaagagttccgctcgagcgtcACGTCGAGCAcacgtcgagctccgatcttatgtcggatCGGAGGAgatcggagctccgacctctgatcggagtcggagtcaaagctccaatttggctccgactcttgtcggagtcggaggttggaaacgagcactccgactccgtcggagtcagAGCCCAGCCCTATGTGAGACAGAAGTTCAACTAAGATAATGGCTACAACACCAAAAAAACCCAGTTGCCATTTACGAAAACGACTACAAAATAGTTGGTGGTCATCCGGGTTTGGATTACCATGCCAAATCGATGGAGCCCCATTAAAAACACTTGTCTCATGGCCCCCTCCCATAGAGTCCTACATCCCATCATCACAGCCTTACACTAGACATGTAGCCCTGGAGAATAGGCCTAAATCAGTATCAAACAGTAAATGAATGCATACGAATGCATTGGGTAGAATTCAATATAACAACAAGACAAGATATACCATCACTACAAATAATAatggtaattaataattactaatgATGCACAAACTAATCACAAGTTCATGGCCAAATAGCTCTAAACAAACCAATACCAACATTCTGCAAGAAAGTCCATGTCGCGAAAGTAGCAAGCTACCTGAGattgttcaattttttctaattaataatgATGCACAACTGAGCACAAGTCTATGCACAAACTAATCACAAGTCGTAAGAAAAGAACACGACCCAACTGAATAGTTGCAAAACGAACCATGAATATCAACTCAAacacattataatttattttacccAATTCCAATActaatcaaaagaaaattaatcaattaagccaaaaaaaaaacatctttcTAATTCCACTCAAAAGATTTAAATTAGTAGATTTAAAATCATTCAATCAGTTTAGTAGGAAGCTATGTATAGGTTAACATGGgttgaaaaagaatagattatGGAGATCAGAACAATATGCATAATGATACTATAAAATGCTGCAAGCACAACTTGCAACATCATGGAAAGCTCTATTTATTAGCACAGGTCCATGCCTAACCAAATCAAATATAGGATTCCTTAAGCCAACAAAGAACCAACAAGCAGTGAataataaaatgcccaaaaatctattaatttattgaaattgCTCACAACATCTCAAGAACAAACAAAAAGTCCAAACTCAGCATAGGGTCCAAAGACAAACAACTAAgagttgatttttgaaattgCTCACAGTAGCTCAAGAAcaaacaattttctcaaacatcACCTCTCAGAAAAATGTCTCAGACCACCAAATCAAATATAAGATTCCTTAAGCCAACatagaaacaacaaaacaatgaataataaaatgcccaaaaatTCATTAATTGATTGAAATTGCTCACAACAGGAACAAACAAGAAGTCCAAACTCAACACAGGTCCAAAAACAAACAACTAAGAGTTGGTTTTCGAAATTGCTCACAATAGCTCAATAACAAACAATTTCCTCAAACATtacctaaaagaaaaatgtcTTAGACCGCCaaattaaatatgagattctTTAAGCCAACATAGAAACCCTAGagcaataaattataaaatgccCAAACAACAAACAATTAAATCAATGTTAACCACacttctgaaaaagaaaagcaaatcaAGATGCATAGCTCCACGAAGTCGAAAAGGCAACACAAAACACAAGCCATGGCAGATTTTGAGAACAGATCCAATCAAAATGCCAAACCCAAAAAAGCACTGTCACAAGGACAAGGGATCGCAAACATATTTCAATGGCCAAAATTAGATCCAAAGGtaagtaaaaattatacagAACAATATGCATCAAATTCAGCCATGAGAGAGGGATGATGTGTAAAATCGTGCATCAGAGAGGACAAAATCAAGCTATGGGAAAGGAGCTTCAGTGAGTAAAATCGTGCAAGAGATGAGTATAACTTACATATACTTAAGTCGATGAAGAGAAACCATTGTCAATAGTGGCAACAGGTGCGACAAAGGGCAACGTTGAAGAGGACAACCAAGAGTGGAGAAAGAGGAACGCACGAGATCAACCGTCCGAAAGGAATGTAAGAAAAAGATTGATGATGTACAATAGTAATATGGGGAATCATAAAATAGGGAATGGGATGGGaagatatttttcatcttctcccTAAATTTTCCCCCAAGATTTGGAAATAACAGTAATCGAGTTCAATTAGCAATCACATGACAAGGCCACAAGCTAGCATTGAAATTCCGACAGGAAAGATGATGCAGGCGGGAGTTGAGGAACTCGGAAATAGGAACCGAGAAAATAGTTTAGTACCGCttgcaattatttttatatatgtatatattgggCTAAAGTCATGATTTAGATAGTTAGACCCATTATTTGTAGGCCACACCTCCAAACTCAGAGTTTAActccctgaaaaaaaaaactaatttacaCGATAAATTCATGCATGTGAATGAGCTACATAGATTTTGATAACTCCAAAAACTCTTTGTATTTTATAAGAATGTACATCTATCCCGTCTGGTgcatatttttgttcaattccTAGTTGACCTGAATCCTGAGGGAAAATTGACGAGATATAATAGTCAAAAAATCCTGCAGCATCTCTCGCTTGCAATTTCCGATGCAACCCTGCAGAAATAAAAAGCAAAGGTTACAATTCTCCCTCGAAATAGCCATATTAGAAACTCAAAGCTTTCAGGAAAAAAGGTACTTACTATAATGTGAGAAAAGAGTGATGCACCAGCTCCTCGGTTCGTCAAGTCGTTGATCCAGCAGCGAATTAAAGAAGACTTCACTATAAAAACTCTgataattatcccaaaaatagAAACCATCAAATTATGAAGCCGCATGAAAGTAATCTCGGATTGTTCTTTTTGTAGAGGAAGGAGGGTTCAAGACAGAAGATGGGCTCTTCACTGTAGCTTCAGGGGTTTTCTCAAATGCCTCATTTAAATCAGAACCAGAGAAAAATCTTTTCTTCTGGCCCTCAGGAGTGCTGATTTCGGGCATGATGATTGTGTAGGATGAGTTATTTTGGTGTGATACATCATTGGAAGGAAGCCAACTGTCTGGATCCTCTTTAGGACAACTTGGTTCATTTACCATAAGCTTTCTACATTCCACCCTAGGGATTGCCATTACTCTCCTTCGATTGGAAGATGGGGGGGATCCTGTGCTCGAGCAAATACCGTTCTGGGTGTTCCACATGCGAACCTAACACATTAACTTAGAGTTGTGATACAGGGATTACTAAAGGGAACAAAGACTgctatagattttttaatttaataacttGCTTACCGTGAAATCATCTGAACAAGTTGCTATCTGCCCATCCTCAAAAGGACacctacaaaataaatttgagaacTTTACCTTTTTTGCTAGTGAAACAATTAACCGCAGCattaagtttaaaaatttaCCAATCTACTGCTGTGACTTCTCCATCATGGCTTTTAAATGCAACGGGATCCTCATGCGGTTTGTTAACCTGGTTTGACTTGGCAAATTAATTTAGACTCCAAAGAAACTCGAACAAAGAGCCATTTATAAGAAGGAAAGCTAACCTGCCAAATATAGGCATTTCCATCGCTAGAACCACTGATTATGTGAGTCGCATCAGGGCTGATTGCTGACTGCAGTTGAACAAAGTATATTAAAGATACATTAATACATTGATTATCAATTTCAAGATGATTAGGGTTCTTTGAGCTCGCAAAAAGCAATTGTCGCACCTTTACATAAAACGATTCTATCCGGCATCCAGAGAAAGATCTCAAAGGTCCCTTTTCAAGCTGAAGTAAATTGTACAAGTATATTCTGGAAGAAACAAGAGTAGcagatttaaaatatttattattacgCAGATTTTAGGATAATGTAGTTTGAACAGTGTGTAAGTCAGTTTGTTTGATAGAAATAGACGCTAATCAATACAGTGAAGTACCTATTGTCCATGCATGATGCTGAAAGAAACACTCCATTCAAATCTTGGGACAAGCTAGATATACCATGTAATCTTCTTTCCTGAAATGAGAACAAAGAATCAGCAATCACCAAATCATCGATGAGTCAAACTATCAAACTCTATTTCAAAACTTCTGTTTATGGAACAATACCCTGACC harbors:
- the LOC121249136 gene encoding mitogen-activated protein kinase kinase 3; the protein is MAGLEELRKKLAPLFDAEKGFSPGSTLDPCDSYTLSDGGTVNLLSRSYGVYNINELGLQKCTSWPLVDETDRSEKTYRCASHEMRIFGAIGSGASSVVQRAIHIPSHRILALKKINIFEKEKRQQLLTEIRTLCEAPCYQGLVEFHGAFYTPDSGQISIALEYMDGGSLADILRLQKRIPEPVLSSMFQKLLNGLNYLHGIRHLVHRDIKPANLLVNLKGEPKITDFGISAGLENSMAMCATFVGTVTYMSPERIRNESYSYPADIWSLGLALFECGTGEFPYSANEGPVNLMLQILEDPSPSPSKLNFSPEFCSFINACLQKDADARPTAEQLLSHPFMTKYDHAEVDLAEFVQSVFDPTQRMKDLADMLTIHYYLLFDGPDEQWQHIKTLYKEGSTFSFSGKNSVGPNDIFTTLSSIRTTLAGDWPPEKLVHVVEKLQCRAHGQDGVAIRVSGSFIVGNQFLICGDGIQVEGLPNFKDLSVDLSSKRMGTFQEQLIVEPSNLIGHYFIAKQELYISSREN